A stretch of Candidatus Sphingomonas phytovorans DNA encodes these proteins:
- the panB gene encoding 3-methyl-2-oxobutanoate hydroxymethyltransferase, translated as MSTTFTIDTSTSRANPTPAPMKRLTIPALRKAKGGTPLVMLTAYTVRTAQLLDPHCDLLLVGDSLGQVVYGLPSTVPVTLDMMAAHGAAVVRGSYHSVVIIDMPFGSYEASPEKAFENAAWLLKQTGAAGVKMEGGEAMAPTVRFLVERGIPVMGHVGLTPQAVNVLGGYGARGRTPEEAAKIVADAVAIADAGAFSIVIEGVVEPIAIEITRKVACPTIGIGASALCDGQVLVAEDMLGMFERTARFVKRFDDLSGRISAAVETYAADVRSRSFPGPEQTYAPKD; from the coding sequence ATGTCCACGACCTTCACGATCGATACCTCGACCAGCCGCGCGAATCCGACGCCGGCTCCGATGAAGCGGCTCACCATCCCGGCCTTGCGCAAGGCCAAGGGCGGCACGCCGCTGGTGATGCTCACCGCCTATACGGTGCGTACCGCGCAACTGCTCGATCCGCATTGCGATCTGCTGCTGGTCGGGGACAGCCTTGGCCAGGTGGTCTATGGTTTGCCGTCGACGGTGCCCGTCACGCTTGACATGATGGCGGCGCACGGTGCCGCGGTGGTGCGCGGCAGCTATCACTCGGTCGTCATCATCGACATGCCGTTCGGCAGCTATGAGGCATCCCCTGAAAAGGCGTTCGAAAACGCCGCCTGGCTGCTCAAGCAGACCGGCGCTGCCGGCGTGAAGATGGAAGGCGGCGAGGCGATGGCGCCGACGGTCCGCTTCCTGGTGGAGCGTGGCATCCCGGTGATGGGCCATGTCGGCCTCACGCCCCAGGCGGTGAACGTGCTCGGTGGCTACGGTGCGCGCGGTCGCACGCCTGAGGAAGCGGCGAAGATCGTGGCCGATGCGGTCGCGATCGCCGATGCGGGCGCCTTCTCCATCGTGATCGAGGGCGTGGTCGAACCGATTGCGATCGAGATCACGCGGAAGGTGGCGTGCCCGACCATCGGCATCGGGGCTTCGGCGCTGTGCGACGGGCAGGTGCTGGTGGCTGAGGACATGCTCGGCATGTTCGAGCGCACGGCGCGTTTCGTGAAGCGCTTCGACGACTTGTCCGGCCGCATTTCCGCCGCGGTTGAAACCTATGCCGCTGATGTCAGATCCCGCAGCTTTCCGGGTCCGGAGCAGACTTACGCACCCAAGGATTGA
- a CDS encoding tetratricopeptide repeat protein, whose product MAVKPNTDEAFLREVDEELRRDQLASMWTRYGRWLIVAIVAGLAAFGGFLYWEYHSAQVAGEQGEKLQVVYDELAAQKVGSAEKGLVELAGSSVGGYRALALFTQADLLLQKEDLKAAAAKFAAVAGDGSVGQPLRDLALIRQTAAEFDTLKPDVVVNRLRPLAVKGNPWFGSAGELVGAAYLQMNKPDLAAPLFGQIARDETVPDTIRQRAVQIAGTMGIDAVGPVEEKKAQ is encoded by the coding sequence TTGGCCGTTAAGCCGAATACCGACGAAGCATTTCTGCGTGAGGTGGACGAGGAGCTTCGCCGCGATCAGCTCGCGAGCATGTGGACGCGTTACGGGCGCTGGCTGATCGTCGCGATCGTCGCCGGCCTCGCCGCGTTTGGCGGTTTCCTCTATTGGGAATATCACAGCGCGCAGGTTGCTGGCGAGCAGGGCGAGAAGCTTCAGGTCGTCTATGACGAACTGGCCGCGCAGAAGGTCGGCAGCGCTGAGAAGGGCCTGGTCGAACTCGCCGGCTCGAGTGTCGGGGGATATCGCGCGCTGGCGCTGTTCACTCAGGCTGACCTGCTGCTGCAGAAGGAAGATCTGAAGGCCGCCGCCGCCAAGTTCGCCGCGGTCGCTGGGGACGGCTCGGTCGGTCAGCCGCTGCGCGATCTGGCATTGATCCGCCAGACCGCCGCCGAGTTCGATACGCTCAAGCCCGATGTCGTCGTCAACCGGCTGCGGCCGCTGGCGGTGAAGGGCAATCCCTGGTTCGGCAGCGCGGGCGAGCTCGTCGGCGCCGCCTATCTTCAAATGAACAAGCCCGATCTCGCGGCGCCGCTTTTCGGGCAGATCGCCCGGGACGAGACGGTCCCCGACACGATCCGTCAACGCGCGGTTCAGATCGCTGGCACCATGGGCATCGACGCGGTCGGCCCGGTTGAGGAAAAGAAAGCGCAATGA
- a CDS encoding PQQ-binding-like beta-propeller repeat protein, with protein sequence MMYKNRAVLACAALLALSGCGIFKGGGKKTPVLGDRVPILMSESEVTSDKSLADVQVLLPAPEVNENWAQPGGSADKSMGQLALGATLTRAWTASVDGGSNRQRLGAAPVIADGRLYAMDVDANVHAFTADTGSQVWTTNISKNEKKTRSARFGGGVSYDNGKVYATDGLGDVVALDAKTGAEVWRVKPGGPLRGSPTIDNDNLYVLTQDNQLFALSKANGSVAWTQSGSLETQGVFGVAAPAVGQGTVIAGFSSGELNAYRYENGRTLWQDALSRSSISTSVSSLADIDASPVIDRGLVFAVGQGGRTVALEIVSGQRIWEQNFAGISTPWVAGEWLFLVTDDARLVCLARATGKVRWIQQLRHFGSEKKKKNPITWYGPVLAGNRLILTNSRGEIVSASPDSGEVGTVIEGGKAYNLPPVVANSTLYVLDQKGRISAYR encoded by the coding sequence ATGATGTACAAGAACCGGGCGGTGCTGGCGTGCGCCGCGCTCCTCGCGCTCAGCGGCTGCGGGATATTCAAGGGCGGCGGCAAGAAGACGCCGGTATTGGGCGATCGCGTGCCGATCCTCATGTCCGAGAGCGAAGTGACGTCCGACAAGTCGCTGGCAGACGTCCAGGTCCTGCTGCCCGCACCCGAAGTCAATGAAAACTGGGCGCAACCCGGCGGCAGCGCCGACAAGTCGATGGGACAGCTCGCGCTGGGCGCCACGCTGACTCGGGCATGGACCGCCTCGGTCGATGGAGGCTCCAACCGCCAGCGGCTCGGCGCGGCACCGGTGATCGCCGATGGCCGGCTCTATGCGATGGACGTGGACGCCAATGTCCACGCCTTCACCGCTGACACTGGCTCGCAGGTCTGGACGACCAACATCTCCAAGAACGAGAAGAAGACCCGCAGCGCTCGTTTCGGCGGCGGTGTCAGCTACGACAACGGCAAGGTCTATGCGACCGACGGCCTGGGTGACGTGGTGGCGCTCGATGCGAAGACCGGTGCTGAAGTCTGGCGCGTCAAGCCGGGTGGCCCGCTGCGCGGTTCCCCGACGATCGACAATGACAATCTTTATGTGCTGACCCAGGACAATCAGCTGTTCGCGCTGTCCAAGGCCAATGGTTCCGTCGCCTGGACCCAGTCTGGCTCGCTGGAGACGCAGGGCGTGTTCGGTGTCGCGGCGCCGGCGGTAGGGCAGGGTACGGTCATTGCCGGCTTCTCCTCGGGCGAGCTCAACGCCTATCGGTACGAGAATGGTCGCACGCTATGGCAGGACGCGCTGTCGCGCTCAAGCATCTCCACTTCCGTGTCATCGCTTGCCGATATCGACGCATCGCCGGTCATCGATCGCGGCCTGGTTTTCGCGGTTGGCCAGGGCGGCCGCACCGTCGCGCTTGAGATCGTCTCCGGCCAGCGTATCTGGGAACAGAATTTCGCCGGCATCTCGACCCCCTGGGTCGCGGGCGAATGGTTGTTCCTGGTCACTGACGACGCCCGGCTCGTGTGCCTTGCCCGCGCGACTGGCAAGGTGCGCTGGATTCAGCAGCTCCGCCACTTTGGCAGCGAGAAGAAGAAAAAGAACCCGATCACCTGGTATGGCCCGGTGCTCGCGGGCAACCGCCTGATCCTGACCAACTCGCGCGGCGAGATCGTCTCCGCGTCGCCCGACAGCGGCGAAGTCGGAACGGTGATCGAAGGGGGCAAGGCCTATAACCTGCCGCCGGTCGTGGCCAATTCCACCCTGTATGTGCTCGATCAGAAGGGCCGGATCTCGGCTTATCGCTGA
- the der gene encoding ribosome biogenesis GTPase Der: MPNLPVVAIIGRPNVGKSTLFNRLVGKKLALVDDRPGVTRDRREGDATLVGLEFRVIDTAGYEDQDAASLPGRMRAQTEAAVAQADVALFLIDARAGLVPLDEEIARWLRGSKTPVVLVANKAEGRAGESGILESLSLGFGDPVVLSAEHGEGLVELFEALLPHVERDEDAEAAEEEEDSLDAPLKLAIIGRPNAGKSTLINRMLGEERLITGPEAGITRDSIAIDWTWHDPEGEPRAVRLIDTAGMRKRANVQDKLEKLSVADALHAIDFAEVVVLLLDATRGLEAQDLRIADAALQEGRALVVAINKWDVAENASSLFNGIRGALEEGLSQVKGIPVLTVSAATGKGIDTLVKVAFETREAWSRRIGTGELNRWFEKAIEANPPPAPGGKRIKLRYLTQAKTRPPGFVLFGTRVDQLPASYQRYLINGIRRDLGFGAVPVRLTLRAPKNPFDR, translated from the coding sequence ATGCCCAATCTTCCCGTGGTCGCGATCATCGGCCGGCCCAACGTCGGCAAATCGACACTGTTCAACCGCCTCGTCGGCAAGAAGCTCGCGCTGGTCGACGATCGTCCTGGCGTCACGCGCGACCGGCGGGAGGGCGATGCGACCCTGGTCGGCCTGGAATTCCGGGTCATCGATACCGCCGGTTATGAAGATCAGGATGCGGCATCGTTGCCCGGCCGGATGCGCGCCCAGACCGAGGCCGCCGTGGCGCAGGCCGATGTCGCGCTGTTCCTGATCGATGCCCGTGCCGGCCTAGTCCCGCTGGACGAGGAAATCGCACGCTGGCTGCGCGGTTCGAAGACCCCCGTTGTCCTGGTCGCCAACAAGGCCGAGGGCCGGGCCGGCGAAAGCGGCATCCTCGAATCGCTGTCGCTCGGGTTCGGCGATCCCGTCGTGCTCTCGGCCGAGCATGGCGAAGGGTTGGTCGAGCTGTTCGAAGCGCTGCTTCCCCATGTCGAGCGTGATGAGGACGCCGAGGCTGCCGAGGAGGAAGAAGACAGCCTCGACGCGCCGCTGAAGCTTGCCATCATCGGCCGGCCCAATGCGGGAAAATCGACGCTGATCAATCGCATGCTTGGCGAGGAACGACTCATCACCGGCCCCGAGGCTGGGATCACCCGTGACTCCATCGCGATCGACTGGACCTGGCACGATCCTGAAGGCGAGCCGCGCGCCGTCCGGCTGATCGACACCGCCGGTATGCGCAAGCGTGCCAATGTGCAGGATAAACTGGAAAAGCTGTCGGTCGCCGACGCGCTCCACGCGATCGACTTTGCCGAAGTGGTGGTGCTGCTGCTCGATGCGACGCGCGGGCTGGAAGCGCAGGATCTGCGCATCGCGGATGCTGCGCTGCAGGAAGGCCGGGCGCTGGTCGTTGCGATCAACAAATGGGATGTGGCGGAGAATGCCAGCAGCCTGTTCAACGGCATCCGCGGGGCGCTGGAAGAAGGGCTGTCGCAGGTGAAGGGCATTCCGGTGCTCACTGTTTCGGCAGCGACCGGCAAGGGCATTGACACGCTGGTGAAAGTCGCGTTCGAGACGCGTGAGGCGTGGTCCCGCCGTATCGGCACCGGTGAACTCAATCGCTGGTTCGAGAAAGCGATCGAGGCCAATCCGCCGCCCGCGCCCGGTGGCAAGCGGATCAAGCTGCGCTATCTGACTCAGGCCAAGACCCGTCCGCCGGGCTTCGTGCTGTTCGGCACGCGTGTCGACCAGTTGCCGGCCAGTTATCAGCGCTACCTGATCAACGGTATTCGGCGCGATCTCGGCTTCGGTGCGGTGCCTGTACGGCTGACCTTGCGCGCCCCGAAGAATCCGTTCGATCGCTAG
- a CDS encoding Hpt domain-containing protein — translation MFSQARTELGAGFVRILGYFREDGVKSVAAIEAAMRALNAAAMVIPAHTLKGEARQFGAEPLGALAEKIETIARDCVENRDTPDEALQSVVELRPLFESTLEMLERESNPLVERRPAFGRRAL, via the coding sequence ATGTTTTCGCAAGCTCGCACCGAGCTTGGCGCAGGCTTCGTGCGCATCCTCGGATATTTCCGGGAGGATGGCGTGAAATCGGTCGCCGCGATCGAAGCGGCGATGCGGGCGCTCAATGCCGCGGCGATGGTCATCCCGGCGCACACGCTGAAAGGGGAAGCCCGCCAGTTCGGTGCCGAGCCGCTTGGCGCGCTGGCCGAGAAGATCGAGACGATCGCCCGTGACTGCGTCGAGAATCGCGATACACCCGACGAGGCGCTTCAATCGGTTGTCGAACTCCGGCCGCTGTTCGAAAGCACTCTGGAAATGCTTGAGCGCGAATCGAACCCGCTGGTCGAGCGCCGGCCTGCTTTCGGTCGCCGCGCGCTCTGA
- a CDS encoding Hpt domain-containing protein — MAYDPGAIDATLAAAVGDEPQLIAELREAFLDGVQRGLGNLERARNGDEWRSAAARLKGLAASFGAIRLMAIASEAADAEPQDVNLLRRLRRAAERL, encoded by the coding sequence ATGGCCTATGATCCTGGTGCAATCGATGCGACTCTGGCGGCAGCGGTGGGCGACGAGCCCCAGCTGATCGCGGAGCTGCGTGAAGCCTTTCTCGACGGCGTCCAGCGCGGTCTCGGCAACCTCGAGCGCGCGCGGAACGGCGATGAATGGCGCAGCGCTGCGGCACGCCTCAAGGGCCTTGCCGCGAGCTTCGGCGCGATCCGCCTCATGGCGATCGCATCCGAGGCCGCCGATGCCGAACCGCAGGACGTCAACCTGCTTCGCCGTCTGCGCCGGGCCGCCGAACGCCTCTGA
- a CDS encoding DUF2336 domain-containing protein — protein MDDGTQWGAGRLLARAAAADLCADERLAVAIDDFFLPAESRLDERSRSALGGTLAGLVSAVESAVRQHAARLLAARGEPALADALATGGPLVQERLVSAGQLRDVELMRELVGRARQDVLAGALPVAAPEDPDRASLLARLIQNPDGVVAGAAMALLAGESRRHGDPEAMATRTDLPAELHHRLTWLTAAALREHFADGAGDSLPVLDRALIDAALRSVSSHDEGDRLEAVAMRLAAALDARADELAPLLVETLADRRLSLFVALIAHALGLDYADAREIVLDPAADRLWLVLRALELDRESIARIGLALSEADPRRDLDSFAEGLDGIAATPSATARAALMPLLLHPDYRAALLALGRRARP, from the coding sequence ATGGATGATGGCACTCAATGGGGTGCCGGCCGGCTGCTCGCTCGCGCGGCGGCCGCGGACCTGTGCGCTGATGAAAGGCTGGCGGTCGCCATCGACGATTTTTTCCTTCCCGCCGAATCGCGGCTTGACGAGCGATCGCGCTCGGCACTCGGCGGGACGCTTGCCGGCCTCGTGTCTGCCGTCGAAAGCGCCGTTCGACAGCACGCCGCGCGTCTGCTCGCTGCGCGCGGTGAACCGGCACTCGCCGACGCATTGGCGACGGGCGGGCCTCTCGTTCAGGAGCGGCTGGTCTCTGCCGGACAGTTGCGGGATGTCGAGCTGATGCGTGAACTGGTCGGCCGCGCGCGCCAGGATGTGCTTGCCGGCGCCCTGCCTGTTGCCGCACCGGAGGATCCCGATCGCGCCAGCCTGCTTGCCCGGCTGATCCAGAATCCCGACGGGGTGGTCGCCGGCGCGGCGATGGCGCTGCTTGCCGGCGAAAGCCGGCGGCACGGCGACCCGGAGGCGATGGCCACGCGTACCGATCTTCCCGCAGAACTTCATCACCGCCTGACCTGGTTGACGGCGGCGGCGCTCCGCGAGCATTTCGCCGACGGTGCGGGCGACAGCCTGCCGGTGCTTGACCGTGCGCTCATCGACGCGGCGCTCCGTAGCGTTTCATCCCATGACGAGGGGGATCGGCTCGAAGCGGTGGCGATGCGCCTTGCGGCGGCCCTTGATGCGCGCGCCGACGAACTGGCGCCGCTGCTGGTCGAAACCCTGGCTGATCGCCGTCTCTCCCTGTTCGTGGCGCTGATCGCCCATGCGCTTGGCCTCGACTATGCCGATGCGCGCGAGATCGTGCTCGATCCGGCGGCGGATCGCCTGTGGCTGGTGCTGCGCGCGCTCGAACTTGACCGCGAATCGATCGCGCGGATCGGGCTGGCGTTGAGCGAGGCCGATCCCCGGCGCGATCTCGACAGTTTTGCCGAGGGGCTCGACGGCATCGCGGCGACACCATCGGCAACGGCGCGTGCGGCGCTCATGCCGTTGCTGCTGCATCCCGATTATCGCGCCGCCCTGCTCGCGCTGGGGCGGAGGGCACGGCCATGA
- a CDS encoding PAS domain-containing sensor histidine kinase — protein MNVTDPMLPPVRGLVDRAGRLVEADQRLMDLNLRAGGGIGQPVAIPQIATLARLAQRLGILVSRGVVAADGDDDVELWVRAEPEARGVHLMITGWRSRAAWYPEAMQGEREGDFLRSAADWSWETDSALRVTFLSISAGTKHGFDAAAMLGQPLTRLFALGEDQEGSFPILGGLAMHQRFDGQSATLRATGRPLRLSATPRTDAGGAFAGFIGAAHMIDDVTDGAPVAAHRPGPEAVPEDLTDAFAARLDQALRSPLGRIIANADSINAQSEGPLRQDYADYAADIASAGRHLMGLVDDLVDLQAIERPDFVVAKEPVDLADVARRAAGLLGVRASEAQVRIDKPAPQDMLPATGEFRRALQVLVNLIGNAVRYSPREGMVWIRTERENGVAAVIVADQGKGIAPADQARIFEKFERVDPREPGGSGLGLYIARRLARAMGGDVTVDSAPGQGARFVFTLPYRD, from the coding sequence ATGAACGTGACCGATCCGATGTTGCCGCCCGTGCGCGGGCTGGTCGATCGCGCCGGCCGGCTGGTCGAGGCCGATCAGCGCCTGATGGATCTCAACCTGCGCGCCGGCGGTGGCATCGGCCAGCCGGTCGCGATTCCGCAGATCGCGACGCTGGCCCGGCTCGCGCAACGGCTCGGCATCCTCGTCTCGCGCGGCGTGGTCGCGGCGGATGGCGACGACGATGTCGAATTATGGGTCCGCGCCGAACCCGAAGCGCGGGGCGTTCACCTGATGATCACTGGCTGGCGTAGCCGCGCCGCCTGGTATCCGGAGGCGATGCAGGGCGAGCGCGAGGGTGATTTCCTGCGCAGCGCGGCCGACTGGTCGTGGGAAACGGATTCGGCGCTGCGCGTCACCTTCCTGTCGATCAGCGCCGGCACGAAGCACGGGTTCGATGCCGCGGCGATGCTCGGACAGCCGCTGACACGCCTGTTCGCGCTCGGCGAGGACCAGGAGGGTTCTTTCCCGATTCTGGGCGGGCTCGCAATGCATCAGCGGTTCGACGGGCAGAGCGCGACGCTTCGTGCGACAGGACGTCCGCTCCGCCTCTCAGCCACGCCGCGCACTGATGCCGGCGGCGCCTTTGCCGGTTTCATCGGTGCCGCGCACATGATCGACGACGTGACTGACGGGGCGCCGGTCGCCGCGCACCGGCCCGGGCCCGAGGCGGTTCCCGAGGACCTGACCGATGCCTTCGCGGCGCGGCTCGACCAGGCGTTGCGCAGCCCGCTCGGCCGCATCATCGCGAATGCCGACAGCATCAACGCGCAGTCGGAAGGGCCGCTGCGCCAGGACTATGCGGATTATGCCGCCGATATCGCGAGTGCCGGACGGCACCTGATGGGGCTTGTCGACGATCTCGTCGACCTCCAGGCGATCGAGCGCCCCGATTTCGTCGTGGCGAAGGAGCCGGTCGACCTCGCCGACGTCGCGCGACGTGCTGCCGGCCTGCTTGGTGTGCGGGCGTCGGAAGCGCAGGTCCGTATCGACAAGCCCGCGCCGCAGGACATGCTGCCCGCGACGGGCGAGTTCCGCCGTGCCCTCCAGGTGCTGGTGAACCTGATCGGCAATGCGGTGCGCTATTCGCCGCGTGAAGGCATGGTGTGGATCCGTACCGAGCGCGAGAACGGCGTCGCGGCGGTGATCGTGGCTGATCAGGGCAAGGGCATCGCGCCCGCCGACCAGGCGCGCATCTTCGAGAAATTCGAGCGAGTCGACCCGCGCGAGCCGGGTGGCTCGGGTCTTGGCCTCTACATCGCGCGCAGGCTCGCACGGGCAATGGGCGGCGACGTGACGGTCGACAGCGCGCCGGGGCAGGGCGCGCGGTTCGTCTTCACGCTGCCTTATCGGGACTGA
- a CDS encoding type II citrate synthase yields the protein MSKTAKLDVAGTAHDYAVMSGSTGPDVVDIRKLYADTGMFTYDPGFTSTASCESALTYIDGDEGVLLHRGYPIGQLAESSSFMEVSYLLLNGELPSKDELNHFTYTITRHTMLHEQLATFYRGFRRDAHPMAVMCGVVGALSAFYHDSADITDPHQRMIASHRLIAKMPTIAAMAYKYSVGQPFLYPDNRLSYTGNFLRMTFGVPAEEYVVNPIVEKALDRIFILHADHEQNASTSTVRLAGSSGANPFACIAAGIACLWGPAHGGANEAALNMLREIGTVDRIPHYIERAKDKNDPFRLMGFGHRVYKNYDPRATVMQQTVREVLGALGVNDPVFDVALHLEEMALNDPYFIEKKLFPNVDFYSGVILSAIGFPTTMFTALFALARTVGWVAQWNEMISDPAQKIGRPRQLYTGPTQRDYLPVDQR from the coding sequence ATGAGCAAAACCGCGAAGCTGGACGTGGCAGGCACTGCACACGACTATGCGGTGATGTCCGGCAGTACGGGCCCGGATGTCGTCGATATCCGCAAGCTCTACGCCGACACCGGGATGTTCACCTACGATCCCGGCTTCACCTCGACGGCGAGTTGCGAATCAGCGCTCACCTATATCGACGGTGACGAGGGTGTGCTGCTTCACCGCGGCTACCCGATCGGCCAGCTCGCCGAGAGTTCGAGCTTCATGGAAGTGTCGTACCTGCTGCTGAACGGCGAGCTGCCGTCCAAGGACGAGCTGAACCACTTCACCTACACGATCACCCGCCACACCATGCTGCACGAGCAGCTCGCGACCTTCTATCGCGGTTTCCGGCGTGACGCCCATCCGATGGCGGTCATGTGCGGCGTGGTCGGCGCATTGTCCGCTTTCTATCACGATTCGGCCGATATCACCGATCCGCACCAGCGCATGATCGCAAGCCACCGGCTGATCGCGAAGATGCCGACGATCGCGGCGATGGCGTATAAATATTCGGTCGGCCAGCCCTTCCTCTACCCCGACAACCGCCTGTCCTACACGGGCAATTTCCTGCGCATGACCTTCGGTGTTCCGGCGGAGGAATATGTCGTCAACCCGATCGTGGAGAAGGCGCTCGACCGCATCTTCATCCTCCATGCCGATCATGAGCAGAACGCGTCGACCTCGACCGTCCGGCTCGCCGGCTCGTCGGGCGCGAACCCCTTTGCCTGCATCGCGGCGGGCATCGCGTGCCTGTGGGGCCCGGCGCATGGCGGCGCGAACGAGGCGGCGCTCAACATGCTGCGCGAGATCGGCACCGTCGATCGCATCCCGCACTATATCGAGCGCGCCAAGGACAAGAACGATCCGTTCCGCCTGATGGGCTTCGGCCACCGCGTCTACAAGAACTACGATCCGCGCGCGACGGTGATGCAGCAGACCGTGCGCGAAGTGCTCGGCGCGCTGGGCGTCAACGATCCCGTGTTCGACGTGGCGCTCCACCTCGAGGAAATGGCGCTCAACGATCCCTATTTCATCGAGAAGAAGCTCTTCCCGAACGTCGATTTCTACTCGGGCGTGATCCTGTCGGCGATCGGCTTCCCGACGACGATGTTCACCGCCTTGTTCGCCCTGGCCCGCACGGTGGGCTGGGTCGCTCAGTGGAACGAGATGATCTCCGATCCGGCCCAGAAGATCGGTCGCCCGCGCCAGCTCTATACCGGGCCGACGCAGCGCGATTACCTCCCCGTCGACCAACGCTGA
- the gltX gene encoding glutamate--tRNA ligase: MGARSDTAAADTGTPDTSAVVTRFAPSPTGYLHIGGARTALFNWLFARHHGGKFLLRIEDTDRARSTQPAIDAIISSMKWLGLDWDGDAVFQFERAKRHAEVAYQMLDQGNAYKCYATPDELTALRESQKAAGKPMRYDGRWRDRDPAEAPEGAPFVVRLKAPKEGATTIEDKVQGSVTVQNEEIDDLVLLRSDGTPTYMLAVVVDDHDMGVTHVIRGDDHLNNAFRQLPIIKAMGWPVPVYAHIPMIHGSDGGKMSKRHGAVGVEYYRDELGILPEALSNYLLRLGWGHGDDEIISREQATEWFDLADVGKSPSRFDLKKLENLNGHYIRSADNARLAELVIPRLGFEISESKAELLQRSMESLKPRAANLNDLTSGAAFLFRTRPLEMDGDAASLLSGDAPALLTRLHAALDAVGNWDAQALEDAVRRVADDAGVKLGQVAQPLRAALTGRKTSPGIFDVLELLGRDESLGRIADRMAA; this comes from the coding sequence TTGGGCGCAAGGTCTGATACCGCGGCGGCCGATACCGGCACGCCCGACACATCCGCAGTGGTGACTCGCTTCGCGCCGTCGCCCACCGGCTATCTGCACATTGGCGGCGCGCGCACCGCGCTGTTCAACTGGCTGTTCGCGCGCCACCATGGCGGCAAGTTCCTGCTGCGCATCGAGGATACCGATCGCGCCCGCTCGACCCAGCCGGCGATCGACGCGATCATCAGTTCGATGAAGTGGCTCGGCCTCGACTGGGACGGCGACGCCGTGTTCCAGTTCGAGCGCGCGAAGCGCCATGCCGAAGTCGCCTATCAGATGCTCGACCAGGGCAATGCGTATAAATGCTATGCCACGCCCGACGAGCTGACCGCGCTGCGCGAGAGCCAGAAGGCCGCGGGCAAGCCGATGCGGTATGATGGCCGCTGGCGCGATCGCGATCCGGCCGAGGCGCCCGAGGGCGCGCCCTTCGTCGTCCGGCTCAAGGCACCAAAGGAAGGCGCGACGACGATCGAGGACAAGGTCCAGGGTTCGGTCACCGTCCAGAACGAGGAGATCGACGATCTCGTCCTGCTCCGTTCCGATGGCACGCCGACCTATATGCTCGCGGTCGTGGTGGACGACCACGACATGGGGGTGACTCACGTCATCCGCGGGGACGACCATCTCAACAACGCGTTCCGGCAGTTGCCGATCATCAAGGCGATGGGCTGGCCAGTGCCGGTCTATGCGCATATCCCGATGATCCACGGCAGCGACGGCGGCAAGATGTCGAAGCGTCACGGCGCGGTCGGCGTTGAATATTACCGCGACGAGCTCGGCATCCTGCCCGAGGCGCTGAGCAACTATCTGCTCCGGCTCGGCTGGGGGCATGGCGACGACGAGATCATCAGCCGCGAGCAGGCGACCGAGTGGTTCGATCTGGCCGATGTCGGAAAATCACCAAGCAGGTTCGATCTCAAGAAGCTCGAGAACCTGAACGGTCATTATATCCGCAGCGCCGACAATGCCCGGCTGGCCGAACTGGTGATCCCGCGACTCGGTTTCGAAATCAGCGAATCGAAGGCCGAATTGCTTCAGCGCAGCATGGAATCGTTGAAGCCCCGCGCGGCGAATCTCAACGATCTTACGTCCGGCGCGGCCTTTCTTTTTCGCACTCGCCCACTGGAAATGGACGGCGATGCAGCATCTCTCCTCTCGGGCGACGCTCCTGCGCTGCTGACACGACTGCACGCCGCCCTTGACGCGGTTGGCAACTGGGATGCACAGGCTCTCGAAGACGCGGTCCGCCGGGTTGCGGACGATGCGGGGGTGAAGCTTGGTCAGGTCGCGCAGCCGTTGAGGGCGGCGCTGACAGGGCGCAAGACTTCTCCCGGGATTTTCGATGTGCTCGAATTGCTCGGGCGCGACGAAAGCCTTGGCCGCATCGCCGACCGGATGGCTGCCTGA